The DNA window CCCATCAGGCCGACATTGCCGCCGCCGTACACCAGGCGCATGCCGTCGCGGGCGATGCGATCGCCCAGCGCAATGGCGCGTTCGGTGTAGACCGGCTTGCTGCCAGCGTTGGAACCGCAGTACACACAGATCGACTTCATGGATCTTCCTGTCTTGGCCGGAAACGAAAACGCCCCGCGGTCGACCAGTGAAGCCGGTCGCAGGGCGGGGTGTCCGGGCAATTATGAGGCCTTACCGATGTTCTCTGTAGCGCCGGGCCATGCCCGGCGGCATTTCGTTCAGATCACCGCCAGCCCGTCGGCCTTCAGCCGGGCAGTGCCCGGCTCTACGAGGGTCTGCGGTTACGCAGCGGCAGCCTGCTCGCGGCGGGGCCCTTCACGCAGCGCGCGGCCCACCATGCCCACCAGCAGGTCCAGCTCGCTGCTGTCCATGCCGAAGTGCGGGGTGAAGCGCAGCGAGTTCTCGCCGCCGTGGATCACGTTGATGCCGTGCTGGCGCAGCCATTCCTCGGTGGAATTGGCGCCATAGCACTTGAACTGCGGGGCCAGCTCGCAGGAGAACAGCAGGCCGGTGCCCTGCACCTTGGTGATCAGGCCGCCCAGCTCGTTCTTCAGCTGCTCCAGCTTGCGCACGGCCTCAGCGCCGCGCTCGGAGATCGCCGCGCGGACCTGCGGGGTCAGCTGGGCCAAGGTGGCGCAGGCCACGTCCAGCGCACGCGGGTTGCTGGTCATGGTGTTGCCGTAGATGCCCTTGCGGTACAGCTGCGCGGCGTGCTCGGTCACCGCCAGCACCGACAGCGGGTACTGCGCGGCGTTGAGCGCCTTGGAATAGGTTTCCATGTCCGGCGCATCCAGGCCTTCGAAGCCCGGATAGTCGACCACCGACAGCACGCCATGGGCGCGCAGGCCGGCCTGGATCGAGTCCAGCAGCAGCAGGCTGCCGTGGGCGCGGGTCAGTTCGCGGGCCAACGCATAGAACGCAGGCGGCACGGAGCGGCCCGGGTCGCCTTCGCCCATCACCGGCTCCAGGAACACCGCTTCGATGAACCAGTTGTTCTGCGCGGCATCCTCGAACACCTTGCGCAGCCCGGCCTCGTCGTACGGGGCGACGGTGATCACCGACTCCTCGCCACGGTAGCTGGCCAGGTGCTGCATGTAGGTCTTGCGGCTGGAATCGGAATACAGCGCCGGGCGGTCGGTACGGCCGTGGAAGCTGCCCTTGATGACCACCCGCTTGATCGCCGCACCGGCATGGCGCGCGCCCGGGTCGGTCTGCAGCTTGGCGTTGACGTCGGCGATGCGCGCGGCCAGGCCAACCGCTTCGGAGCCGGAATTCAGGCACATGAAGCGTGTGAACGGACAGCCGCCACGACGGTGGCCGATCTCGGCCCGCAGCGCGGTGATGAAGCGCTGCTGGGACAGGCTGGGGGTCATGATGTTGGCCATCACCTGCGGCCGTGACATCGCCTCCATGACCGCATCGGGGGTATGGCCGAAGCCGAGCATGCCGTAGCCACCGGCGTCATACAGCACCGCGCCCTTCAGGGTGACCACCCACGGGCCGCGTGCGGCCAGCGCCACGTACGGGGTCACCGCATCATCGGCGTAGAAATTGACGAAGCCGTCCTGCATGGCATCGATCTGCGCCTGCTCATCCTGTGCCAGCAGCGGCCCCAGCTCGCCCTGCACGCGCGCGAATTCGGCAGCAGCGGCATCGACTGCGGCAACCAGTTGCGGATGGTTGGCGGCGAGGGCGGTCAGGGTTGCGTCATCCAGGCCGTTGGTGAGGCGGGTGCCGGGCTGGGCGCGGAGGGGGGCGAGGCGTTCGATGAAGCTCATTGCAGATCTCCTGAAACGTTGGGTCGCACGGGCCTTCAAAAGCAAAACGCGCGTCTTTACGCGCGCTTGGGGCGGGCTCGTGCAGCGGACTTCCTCGTCGATGCTAGCACTTGTTTTTTTGCGCGATAACCCCGCAAAAGACTGCTGCATAGCAGCATTTTGCGCGACGTTCGAGGTCCGCTGCGCAGGCTCGCAGACGCTGGACGTACAATGCGCGCCATTGTCGACCTGTTGCCGTCCACTGCCTTGAAGAAGTCCGATTTCCATTACGACCTGCCGGCCGAACTGATCGCCCAGGCACCCTTGGCCGAACGCTCGGCGAGCCGTCTGCTGCTGGTGCCGCCGGCTCCGGCTGCCTTCACCGATCTACAGGTGCGCGACCTGCCGTCGCTGCTGCAGCCGGGCGACCTGCTGGTGTTCAACGACACCCGGGTGATCCCGGCGCGCCTGTTCGGGCAGAAGGCCAGCGGTGGCCGCGTGGAGATCCTGATCGAGCGCTTGCTCGGCGGCCAGCAGGCGAGGGCCCAGGTGGGTGCCAGCAAGTCGCCGAAGCCCGGTAGCCGGATCGCGTTGGACCCGGGTGGTGAAGCCGAGGTGCTCGGGCGCGATGGCGAGTTCTACGTGCTGCAGTTCCATGTGCCGGAATCGCTGGAACAGTGGCTGCTGCACGCTGGCCGGCTGCCGTTGCCGCCTTACATCCAGCGCGAGCCGGGCGTGGACGATCGCGAGCGCTACCAGACCGTGTTCGCCCGCGAAGTGGGCGCGGTGGCGGCGCCGACCGCCGGCCTGCACTTCGATGAGGCGCTGCTGGCGGCACTGAAGGACAAGGGCGTGGATTTCGGCCACGTCACCCTGCACGTGGGCGCAGGCACCTTCCAGCCGGTGCGCGCCGACGACCTGAAGGACCACGTGATGCACCGCGAGTGGCTGAACGTGGGTGCAGAGCTGGTGCAGCAGGTGCGCCGCACGCGTGCGGCCGGTGGCCGGGTGATCGGCGTGGGCACGACCGTGGTGCGCGCGCTGGAAAGCGCGATGCGCGATGGCGAACTGCTGCCGTTCGCCGGCGAAACGCAGATATTCATCACCCCGGGCTACCGGATCCGCAGCGTCGACGCGATGGTCACCAACTTCCACCTGCCCGAAAGCACGCTGCTGATGATGATCTCGGCCTTCGCCGGCAAGGAGCGGGTGTTCGAGGCCTACCAGCACGCGATCGAGCAGCGCTACCGCTTCTTCAGCTACGGCGACGCGATGCTGCTGTTCCCGCAGGCGGGGTAGGGCTGAGGTGGGTAGCGCCGGGCCATGCCCGGCGGGGCGGAGTTGCGGGTCATCTGCCGGGCATGGCCCGGCGCTACCGGAGCAGGAAAGGCGGTTTTGGGAGAGAATAGGCGACTATTTGCCCGAACGACCGCTCCATGTCCCGATTGCAGTTCCAGCTCCAGACCCGTGATGGCCGCGCCCGCCGTGGCCGCCTGACCTTCCCGCGTGGCACGGTGGAAACGCCGGCCTTCATGCCGGTGGGGACCTATGGCTCGGTCAAGGGCATCCTGCCGGACCACGTGCGGGCGCTGGGTGCCGAGATCATCCTCGGCAACACCTTCCACCTGTACCTGCGCCCGGGCCTGGACGTCATCGCCGACCATGGCGGCCTGCACGGCTTCTGCCGCTGGGATGGCCCGATCCTGACCGACTCCGGCGGCTTCCAGGTGTTCTCGCTGGCCCACCGCCGCAAGATCACCGAGCAGGGCGTGACCTTCGCCTCGCCGACCGACGGTGCCCGGGTGTTCCTCGGCCCGGAAGAGAGCATGAAGATCCAAAAGGTGCTCGATTCGGACGTGGTGATGATTTTCGACGAGTGCACGCCGTACCCGGCCACCGAGGACGTCGCCCGCCGCTCGATGGAGCTGAGCCTGCGCTGGGCCCAGCGCAGCCGCAACGCGCATGACGAGCTCGGCAATGACGCGGCCCTGTTCGGCATTGTCCAGGGCGGGGTGCACACCGATCTGCGCAGCCGTTCGGCCGAGGCCCTGCAGGGGATCGGCTTCGACGGCTATGCCATCGGCGGCCTGGCCGTGGGTGAGCCGGAAGACGAGCGCAACGCCATGCTCGACCATCTGGACCCCGAGCTGCCCGCCGACCGGCCGCGCTACCTGATGGGCGTGGGCCGCCCCGAGGACCTGGTCGAGGGTGTCGCACGTGGCGTGGACATGTTCGATTGCGTGATGCCGACCCGGAATGCGCGCAACGGCCACTATTTCACCTCGTTCGGCACCGTTCGCATCCGCAATTCACAGTACGCGCGGGACATGGACCCGATCGAGCCGGGCTGTGGCTGCGTGGCCTGCGCCGGCGGCTATACCCGCTCGTACCTGCGTCATCTGGACCGCTGCAACGAGATGCTGGCGCCGATGCTGGGCACCCAGCACAACCTCTTCTATTACGAAAAACTGATGGCTGACATCCGCGCGGCCATCGAGGCGGGAACCTTCCTGGCCTTCCGCGAGTCCTTCTACGCAGCACGCGGGGCGGTGGCGCCGCCCCTGTAAACCCGCAGCACCCCCTGCCAAACGGCCCAAGGACGAATGCCCGGGGCCGTGGCATACTTCAAGGCTGACCCAGATCCGCGGTCGACACCTCGTGCCCGTGAA is part of the Stenotrophomonas lactitubi genome and encodes:
- a CDS encoding aminotransferase class III-fold pyridoxal phosphate-dependent enzyme, with the protein product MSFIERLAPLRAQPGTRLTNGLDDATLTALAANHPQLVAAVDAAAAEFARVQGELGPLLAQDEQAQIDAMQDGFVNFYADDAVTPYVALAARGPWVVTLKGAVLYDAGGYGMLGFGHTPDAVMEAMSRPQVMANIMTPSLSQQRFITALRAEIGHRRGGCPFTRFMCLNSGSEAVGLAARIADVNAKLQTDPGARHAGAAIKRVVIKGSFHGRTDRPALYSDSSRKTYMQHLASYRGEESVITVAPYDEAGLRKVFEDAAQNNWFIEAVFLEPVMGEGDPGRSVPPAFYALARELTRAHGSLLLLDSIQAGLRAHGVLSVVDYPGFEGLDAPDMETYSKALNAAQYPLSVLAVTEHAAQLYRKGIYGNTMTSNPRALDVACATLAQLTPQVRAAISERGAEAVRKLEQLKNELGGLITKVQGTGLLFSCELAPQFKCYGANSTEEWLRQHGINVIHGGENSLRFTPHFGMDSSELDLLVGMVGRALREGPRREQAAAA
- the queA gene encoding tRNA preQ1(34) S-adenosylmethionine ribosyltransferase-isomerase QueA translates to MKKSDFHYDLPAELIAQAPLAERSASRLLLVPPAPAAFTDLQVRDLPSLLQPGDLLVFNDTRVIPARLFGQKASGGRVEILIERLLGGQQARAQVGASKSPKPGSRIALDPGGEAEVLGRDGEFYVLQFHVPESLEQWLLHAGRLPLPPYIQREPGVDDRERYQTVFAREVGAVAAPTAGLHFDEALLAALKDKGVDFGHVTLHVGAGTFQPVRADDLKDHVMHREWLNVGAELVQQVRRTRAAGGRVIGVGTTVVRALESAMRDGELLPFAGETQIFITPGYRIRSVDAMVTNFHLPESTLLMMISAFAGKERVFEAYQHAIEQRYRFFSYGDAMLLFPQAG
- the tgt gene encoding tRNA guanosine(34) transglycosylase Tgt — translated: MSRLQFQLQTRDGRARRGRLTFPRGTVETPAFMPVGTYGSVKGILPDHVRALGAEIILGNTFHLYLRPGLDVIADHGGLHGFCRWDGPILTDSGGFQVFSLAHRRKITEQGVTFASPTDGARVFLGPEESMKIQKVLDSDVVMIFDECTPYPATEDVARRSMELSLRWAQRSRNAHDELGNDAALFGIVQGGVHTDLRSRSAEALQGIGFDGYAIGGLAVGEPEDERNAMLDHLDPELPADRPRYLMGVGRPEDLVEGVARGVDMFDCVMPTRNARNGHYFTSFGTVRIRNSQYARDMDPIEPGCGCVACAGGYTRSYLRHLDRCNEMLAPMLGTQHNLFYYEKLMADIRAAIEAGTFLAFRESFYAARGAVAPPL